TCATGTTTTCCGCCGTTTTGTGCTGCGTTATTTAATCGTAAACGTATCTGATGTTTTTAATGGTTTTTCCGGCTTTTCTCCATTCACTTTTTGGGCAAGAACTTCAAATACGACCGTATAAGACCCTCTTTCTAACGATTTCTGCGAAATATCGTCAGACCATGTTTTGGACTCACCTGGATCTATTGTTGTTTGTTTTAAAGCCTGGGTGAACATTTTATCAGCTGAATATTGATAAACAGACTCTGACTGGCCGTCTTTTTTTATATCCACTTCTATTTCCTGGCCGCTATTAAAATTCAGCTCTAAGGGATGTTCTGAGATATTTTCGAGTTCCATTCGCCAGCTATCTGAATCCACATCAAATTCTCCTGTGAGCTTCCAATTTTCTCCCATACTTTTTTGTTCTCCTCCTCCTGTCTCATTTTCCTCGGATGTTGCGCAGGCTGCTCCTGAAAATGTTAAAAAGAATACTACCATAAAAAATAGTGTTTTATTCAAACTGATCACCCCTCTCCAAAAATCCGTTTTATATAGCAGGAAAGGAAAGTATTGGTCTAGCTTCTATAAGCATTTCTCGTTTAGCATGAAGATATTTCAAAGGGATAGGGGGTTTTAGCTGCATACTTTCAGAATAGATTCTCTACCTAAAAAACTACAGGTCTAACATATTCTGTCTACACATAGATCCATGACTGGGAAAACATTTTGCTCCGTTTAATCTTTACGAAACAGTCCAAATATACCAGCGGTGTTTACAATATTCGTAAAGGCATTTTCATCTACTTCATTAATAACTTGCTGCATAGCAAACAGTTCGTAACGCGTAATAACGATCATTAACACTTCTTTATCGGTAGCGTCGTATCCTCCTTTCGCAGGCATTCTTGTAATACCTCTTGTTATATGTTTATGAATCGCTTCTCTGAGTTCATCAGGTTTTTTGGTAACAATAAATGCTGTCACTTTTACGTGACGAGTATGAATCGTATCAATGACCCTTGAACCAACGTACAATGAAACAAGTGTATATAATGCACTTTCCCAATTAAATAGCATCCCCGCAGTCATAACTATAATACCGTTCATCGTCAAAAAGTATGTACCAACAGGCCTGTCACTCACCCGTGCTAACACAAGTGCTACAATATCGAGCCCTCCTGCAGATGCACCCCATTTCAGCGCTGTTCCCGCACCAACTGCGGTAATGACTCCTCCGAATACTCCGTTTAGCAAGATATCTTCTGAGAGTGTCTCAACTGGGATCACTTCAAGGAAAAATGTCTGTAAGGCTACGTGCAAAAAGCTGTAAAAAGTGAACAGTTTTCCAACTTTCATCCAGCCGAGTATGGCAATAGGGATGTTAATAAGAAATAAAAACATACCCGTTGAAAGCGGGAGCAGCTCAGCTAAAATTTGGGCAATCCCTGCGGCACCGCTGGCAAATACGTTTGCCGGAATTAAAAATAGATTTAAACCAATTGCCGTAATAAAGGAACCTAAAATAATTACGGTTACTTTTTGTAACTCTTGTGATAAGGTAGTATTCCTCGTAATCATGGGTTTAACACCCCCTATCCATATTTGAAGTTCATTTTATATATAATCGGCCACCCAATCTGTCATTGCAATTATTCCATCGCGTGACACCTTATGCCCGGCGGAAGGATCAAGTTGATAAACCAGACTAGCATCCTCTTTCCGATACTCTTTGATTTTTTCATAAAATGCGTACGAT
This DNA window, taken from Alteribacillus bidgolensis, encodes the following:
- a CDS encoding BsuPI-related putative proteinase inhibitor; the protein is MNKTLFFMVVFFLTFSGAACATSEENETGGGEQKSMGENWKLTGEFDVDSDSWRMELENISEHPLELNFNSGQEIEVDIKKDGQSESVYQYSADKMFTQALKQTTIDPGESKTWSDDISQKSLERGSYTVVFEVLAQKVNGEKPEKPLKTSDTFTIK
- a CDS encoding YitT family protein, yielding MITRNTTLSQELQKVTVIILGSFITAIGLNLFLIPANVFASGAAGIAQILAELLPLSTGMFLFLINIPIAILGWMKVGKLFTFYSFLHVALQTFFLEVIPVETLSEDILLNGVFGGVITAVGAGTALKWGASAGGLDIVALVLARVSDRPVGTYFLTMNGIIVMTAGMLFNWESALYTLVSLYVGSRVIDTIHTRHVKVTAFIVTKKPDELREAIHKHITRGITRMPAKGGYDATDKEVLMIVITRYELFAMQQVINEVDENAFTNIVNTAGIFGLFRKD